In the Coffea eugenioides isolate CCC68of unplaced genomic scaffold, Ceug_1.0 ScVebR1_104;HRSCAF=472, whole genome shotgun sequence genome, GATAGCAACGTTTACAGGCAACACACCCTGCAAGCACTTCCAGATGAAGTGCTTCAGCTTATGCTTTACCTTCAGTCCCCAAAGAAAACTCTAGCCTTGGGGCGTGCATTTCCCTCTACAGCTTGATTCTGCTGCTCTTCTCCCATGATCCCCCCTTCCTAGAAGACTTTTAGCTAACCTGTAGCCTGATTTTACTGTAAACTCCCCAGTGCTAGACTTAATCCAGTATACAGTGTCCTTCCTCTCAAATACACTCAGAGGAATTCTCAGAATTTCCTTTCCTTCTTGGTCCTCAAACACCTGAACAATCAACTCCTTGTTCCACTTATCTTCTTGTATGAGATCACTAACTCTGAAAACACCCACTTCCTCCCTTCTTTGAGTTTTAACTCTCCCATCTTCTGAATCAGGAAGCCACCTATCATCCCATATGCTGATAGATTGTCCATCACCCACCCTCTTCCTTAGCCCTGCTTCTAAAATCCCCCTTGCCCTCAGTAGGCTTTTCCAACACCAAGAGTCAGTACCATTGCTTTCCATCTTCCATAGAGAGACCCCCTTGAAGTACCTAGCTTTGATAACCTTACTCATTAACAGATTTGGCCTGGTTAAAATCCTCCATAGCTGCTTTGCCAACAAGGCCAGATTATACTCATGAAGATCCCTGAAACCAAGGTCTCCTTCAGCTTTCACTTCAGACAATTTTCGCCAGCTGAGCCAATGAATCTTCTGCTTATCTCCTTTTTGACTCCACCAAAACTTAGCCATCTCTGAGCAAATTTCTTACACAGATCCTTTGGCAACAAACAACAAGACATTACATACGTGGGCAGGGCCAGTATAACAGATTTAAGCAGAACCTCCTTCCCTGCCTGACTCAATAACTGCTCTTTCCATCCATGCAGCCTCTCCATAGCTTTATTCCTGATGAACTCAAATGCCTGCCTTTTGGATCGTCCAATGGGTAGAGGTAACCCCAAATATTTGCTGTGCTGAGCAAGTCTCATTCCCTGCAACTTCCTCATAACCCCCTCCTTCATTCTACTGCCTACATTCCTGCTAAAGAACAGAGAGGATTTCTCTACATTTACTAACTGACCAGAAGCTTGTTTATACACTTCTAGAATCCTCATTATCTGACTAGCTTCATCAACATTTGCTTTACAGAAGATCAGGGAATCATCTACAAAAAACAAATGAGATAGACTAGGAGCCCCCTGAGCAATCTTCAAGCCAGTCAACCTTCCATGCACCTTTGCTTGGTTCAGCAAAGAGGAAAACCCCTCAGCACAGATCAAAAGCAAATAGGGAGATAGAGGATTTCCCTGTCTCAACCCTCTTGTTGGCTTAATGTACCCTCTTTTCTCCCCATTAAAATTAATAGAGTAGGTAACACTAGATACACACTCCAGCACCCACTGAATCCATTTTGGACAGAATcccatcttcatcatcattttAGCCAGGAATTTCCATTCTACTCTATCATAAGCCTTTGACATATCCAATTTAATAGCCATGAAACCATCCCTGCCAACCCTCTTATTTTTTAAGAAATGAATGCATTCATGAGCTATTAAAACATTATCCAAAATCTACCTTTCAGGGACAAACGCAGACTGGGAATGACTAATACAAGCACTCAGAACTAGTTTGAACCTATTGGTGAGcacttttgaaatgattttgtAAAGGACATTACACAAGCTTATAggtctgaaatctgaaatggAACTAGCAGTGTTAGTTTTGGGAATCAAACTGATTAAAGTTTCATTAACAGATTTGAGCAAATGACCTGAATGAAAAAAACCGTCAACTACACAAACAATGTCAGACTTAATAACTGGCCAaactttttggaaaaaaattgggGACATACCATCTGGTCCTGGGGACTTGTGTGGGTGCATCGAGAAGATTGCTTTGCTGATCTCTTGCTCTGATACATTCCTGGTGAGCTCCCTATTCATCTCCTCAGTGATGGTCTGTGGAACACCTTATAGTATCTTAGCAAAGTCCTCAGGATTCTGAGAAGTAAAAATCTGCTGAAAATAATCAGTGATCTCTTGGCATGTTTCCTTCTTATTCTTACACCAATCACCAGACCTACTCCTCAAAATACTAATCCTATTCCACCTCCTCTTACCTAACACCTTCGCATGGAAAAACTTGGTATTTCTATCCCCCTCTTTCAACCAGTCCACTCTAGCCTTCTGACTCCAATATATCTCCTCTTTTTTATAAGCCTCAACCAACTTCCTTTTCAGGCAAGCTACCTTGACCCTATAACCATCACTTTTCAGTTCCTTAGCTTCCTTTATCTCCTTCTTCACTTGCTCTATCAGCTTTTTTGAATTACAAAAACACTGCTTGCTCCAACTCAATAAGTTCATTCTGACCTGTTTTATTTTCCTCTAAACCTTAAACATCCTAGATCCCCCCTGCTGCTCTCCTCATGCCTTATCAATAACCTCCCCTATATCCCTATGTCCCAACCATCTCCTGTCAAACATGAACCTCCTCTCTACTGGTTTTGTATCCAGTACCAATAAACAATGATCAGAAGCCTCAGTTTCAACATGAGTACATTTTGCCTTCTCAAACCTCTTTATCCAGCCTTGACTACCCAAAACTCTATCAATCCTTTCTTTATACCTCTCCCTCACTACCCCAGTTATTACACCAAGTCCAGGGAACTCCTTCCAAACCTATGTCCTGTAATTCATTGCTATTTATAAAGGAGTTAAACTCCTGGAAACTCACCTCAGCCCTGTGCCTCCCTCCCCACTTTTCATTATTTGATGTAATATCATTCAAGTCTCCCATAATAGCCCATGCTTCTCCCCACAGACAACTCCTCCTAGCTATGACCTTCCACTGTTCCTTCCTAATCCTAACATCAGCACTAGCATACACACAGACACACCACCATTCACCACCTACTTCCCTATCCTCTATTAACAATTCTATAGTAAAACTTGAGAACAACACTTTTTTAACTTGCAATTCCTTCTTCTAGAACACTGCCAAGCCACCAGCCAAACCCACAGGATCAACAGCAAACAGATGATCGAATTTTATCCATTGCTTCACATTATTCAGAtagctctttttcttttttgtttatgataaaaataccaaTGATAGAGAATGGAGCTTCATAGACTCCTTTAGttggggaactgtcaaggggctccctgcACCACGACAGTTTCACACCACAGCTCTCATTGAGCATGTGGAGCCCCATTAAGGGTGGACTCCATCCCCTCACAGAAAGTTGTCCCCTCACACCACTCTACTCCCGTTTTGcactttttcttattttccttcCCTGCCTGCTCCTCCACTTTCCTTTTCCCTTTGCCAGAATCACCCTCATCCCTATTAACCTCCACCAGTGGCTTTCATTTGCTAACCTCCAGTACCAACCTCTTCCAACTCTTATTGACCTTGTGATTCCCTTTTCCCCTCCCCCCCTTTGTCTCCACTTTCTTGTTATCTTCCATCACCCCATGAGCCCCCATACCCTCCCCCCTTACCTTACTTCCACTTTTCTCACCATCAATCCACATAAAATTCACCACCTCATCTACTGAATCCTTCCCTGACCTGCCCTCCATCAGCTCCTTTTGCCCTCCATTCCCCCAAGCATTTCCCTGGACAGTTTTGTCCCCCCATCCTTTCTTCCCCACACCCTCATCTCCCTGCTCCCACACACTCCCTACCTGCTCCCCTATTCCTATAGCTCTCTCCTCCTCCCGTCTGCCCCCAGCCTCTTCCCCAGTATCCTCTCCCACTCCCTTATAACACCCATCCTCCCCCTTGTGAAAAGCCTCTGTATACGTAAGCAGCAACTTGCTACCAGTATCCCTACCATCCCTCCTTCCCTAACCTTGAGTTATGGCGTTGggttgaaaaggataaaattgcaAAATGCAATTTATTTTCTGCAAGTTATGGAGTTGAAAATGTTGACTGCTATTCCAGTACCTGATACACACAGTGTTTTGAAACTTGAACCACCAAGTGAACTAGCTAAGCTTTCGGTTCACGATTTTCTCAGTTCAATCGGTTCAACCAGCCGGTTTATTGGTTCaatatttttaaattaatttttaaaaattaaaaatctgAATAATATGGTATTCTATTAAAAGAACATAAATATCCTTGAGAAAATACATCTCACAAGTGCCAGAGTATTAAACAAGGAAGAAGTAAAGgataaatgaaaagaaatgaaagaaaaaaaacatattttaaaaaaatagcaCATAAATGATAAATCCGTAGTACAAAGCTAATATGATGTATTCAGATCTAACCTTGAACATGATTacaactccaaaaaaaaaaaaaaaatcttgcgAGAAATAATAGTAGAAAATGGAAACATGCTTCACatccttttttttccctaacCCTCTCACCTTTTTTTACCAAT is a window encoding:
- the LOC113754787 gene encoding uncharacterized protein LOC113754787, encoding MDGRIEQRLRQEDLETMASQQAETKNKATIPLSSFYVLKEYESKMKQIGRGRRDGRDTGSKLLLTYTEAFHKGEDGCYKGVGEDTGEEAGGRREEERAIGIGEQVGSVWEQGDEGVGKKGWGDKTVQGNAWGNGGQKELMEGRSGKDSVDEVVNFMWIDGEKSGSKVRGEGMGAHGVMEDNKKVETKGGRGKGNHKVNKSWKREPLDSSPTKGVYEAPFSIIELLIEDREVGGEWWCVCVYASADVRIRKEQWKVIARRSCLWGEAWAIMGDLNDITSNNEKWGGRHRAEVWKEFPGLGVITGVVRERYKERIDRVLGSQGWIKRFEKAKCTHVETEASDHCLLVLDTKPVERRFMFDRRWLGHRDIGEVIDKLIEQVKKEIKEAKELKSDGYRVKVACLKRKLVEAYKKEEIYWSQKARVDWLKEGDRNTKFFHAKVLGVPQTITEEMNRELTRNVSEQEISKAIFSMHPHKSPGPDGHLLKSVNETLISLIPKTNTASSISDFRPISLCNVLYKIISKVLTNRFKLVLSACISHSQSAFVPERDGFMAIKLDMSKAYDRVEWKFLAKMMMKMGFCPKWIQWVLECVSSVTYSINFNGEKRGYIKPTRGLRQGNPLSPYLLLICAEGFSSLLNQAKVHGRLTGLKIAQGAPSLSHLFFVDDSLIFCKANVDEASQIMRILEVYKQASGQLVNVEKSSLFFSRNVGSRMKEGVMRKLQGMRLAQHSKYLGLPLPIGRSKRQAFEFIRNKAMERLHGWKEQLLSQAGKEVLLKSVILALPTWRKLSEVKAEGDLGFRDLHEYNLALLAKQLWRILTRPNLLMSKVIKARYFKGVSLWKMESNGTDSWCWKSLLRARGILEAGLRKRVGDGQSISIWDDRWLPDSEDGRVKTQRREEVGVFRVSDLIQEDKWNKELIVQVFEDQEGKEILRIPLSVFERKDTVYWIKSSTGEFTGVLPVNVAIKERCSTGDPVCKCCGEYPETIEHLLFFYDNAKAVWKTAPISWEGLECFRNSFGHWWEELRDVRALESGQERIELTVLWQIWKSRNRKQFEDKRMDPMAVVQKETREWREFQEVQDLEGGMGSFRTKGKEGLGGWKAPKGGWVKINSDAAMQ